The following proteins are co-located in the Primulina tabacum isolate GXHZ01 chromosome 11, ASM2559414v2, whole genome shotgun sequence genome:
- the LOC142519671 gene encoding uncharacterized protein LOC142519671 codes for MNPPEFVGGADPLVAVEWVKAIEAIFDYLHFEDNDRELFYDKYFSTDVKTQKVKEFLELKQGNLNVNDYILKFDEGCLFIPFINSNYKDRGEHFMRGLRAEIRRDLRMSKDATYKEIVEKALLVEHDEKEIEKKRQLRRQSCNQKSQASNQSWKGGCKGKRKEEHRGKALVVQFETNRPLCPKFSKPHKGECFVGTNKCYRCGGAGHVTINCTQSSGRGRVQGRIFSLTKEDVNPDTSTISGNILISSKVALTLIDTGATHSFMSEIFMRSLGIAHIFELIQYNIVLPSGDVICPTSVIKACPVQVNEETFFADLIAIPMIEFDVILGMDWLSSYRAVIDCVEKTVRFSTKQGDSRGLQAFRYFAGHFFYFLLEGE; via the exons ATGAATCCACCTGAGTTCGTGGGAGGTGCGGATCCTCTTGTAGCTGTGGAATGGGTTAAAGCTATTGAAGCAATCTTTGATTACCTGCACTTTGAAGATAATGATCGA GAGCTATTTTATGACAAATATTTCTCCACGGATGTCAAGACACAGAAAGTGAAGGAGTTCTTGGAACTAAAGCAGGGCAACTTGAATGTGAATGATTATATATTGAAGTTCGATGAAGGATGTCTATTCATTCCTTTTATTAATTCGAATTACAAAGATCGAGGGGAACACTTCATGAGAGGCTTGAGAGCCGAGATCAGGAGGGATCTCAGAATGTCTAAGGACGCAACGTACAAAGAGATTGTGGAGAAAGCTCTTTTAGTAGAACATGACGAGAAAGAGATTGAGAAGAAAAGGCAATTGAGAAGACAGAGCTGTAATCAAAAGAGCCAAGCTTCGAATCAAAGTTGGAAAGGGGGAtgcaaaggaaaaagaaaagaagaacaTCGGGGTAAAGCTCTTGTGGTTCAGTTTGAGACGAATAGGCCTTTATGTCCCAAATTCAGCAAGCCACACAAGGGTGAATGCTTTGTAGGAACCAACAAATGTTATAGATGTGGAGGTGCAGGTCATGTTACCATCAATTGCACCCAATCTTCAGGCCGAGGACGAGTCCAAGGACGCATTTTCTCTTTGACCAAGGAGGATGTTAATCCAGATACGTCTACTATATCAGGTAATATTCTAATTTCAAGCAAAGTAGCTCTTACTTTAATTGACACTGGAGCTACGCATTCCTTTATGTCTGAAATTTTCATGAGATCGCTGGGTATTGCACATATATTTGAACTTATCCAGTATAATATTGTGCTTCCTTCAGGTGATGTGATTTGTCCAACGAGTGTGATTAAGGCTTGTCCTGTCCAAGTGAACGAGGAAACATTCTTTGCTGATTTGATTGCGATTCCTATGATAGAGTTTGATGTGATTTTGggtatggattggctatcatcGTATCGTGCAGTAATAGATTGTGTTGAAAAGACGGTGCGATTTTCGACAAAACAAGGTGACAGCAGGGGTCTTCAAGCGTTCAGGTACTTTGCTGGACActtcttttatttcttgctTGAAGGTGAATAA